The nucleotide sequence TTTTATATTATTCTTGCAGTGACGTTTTTTGTTATTCTCATAGTACTGAAGGGTATCAAGCAAGTGCCTCAGGGGCAGGCGATGATCATCGAACGACTGGGCAAATATGTACGAACTCTGGAATCAGGCATAAACTTCATCATTCCCTTTCTCGATCGGAAACGTGTGGTAAAACACTTAAACTATAAACCCGAGGGACTCTCTGTTTACTGCGTAGACCTACGCGAGCAGGTGTATGATATTCCTTCTCAGGCCGTCATTACCCGGGATAACATCAGTCTTACTGTCGATACCTTGATCTTCTATCAGATTGTTGAACCCCACCGAGCACTGTATGAGATCAGTGATTTGATCATGGCAATCCGTGAGCTTTCAAAGACCACTATGCGTAATGTATTTGGGGAGATGGATCTCGATGCCAGTCTCTCCTCGCGTGATTCGGTCAACCAGAAACTCCGGACCATCCTTGATGAAGCTACGGATAAGTGGGGGGTGAAAATTCTCCGTGTAGAGATTCAGGATATCGTCCCTCCAGCGGACTTGAAGGAAGATATGGAGAGACAGATGCGTGCTGAGCGTACCCGAAGACAGGAAGTAACTATTGCCGAGGGAAAGAAGCAAGCTGCAATTTTGGAGGCAGAAGGAATCAAGCAAAGCCTCATTCTCAATGCTCAGGGAGAGAGCGAGTCACGTGTTATGAAAGCGGAGGCAATCAAGACAGAGAGAATCCTACTAGCCCAAGGAGAAGCTGAATCAATCCAGTTAGTACAACAAGCAAAAGCAATAGGTCTTGATGCGGTCCGCAAGGTCTATGCCGATAAGGAAGGAGCAGAGAATCTCCTCATGATGGAAGTGTTACGCTCGCAGAACGAAATTGCCAAGGATCTTGCAAATGGGACAAGTCAGAAAATTTTCCTCCCTACTGAAGCCGCCGGTTTGTTTGGATCCATCAAGGGGATACAAGAGCTGCTCGCTTCAAGAGACTCGTTTGTGGAGACTCACCAAGCATCACAAGTTTCTAGTTCTTAGTACAGGTCTTCAACTTCTCATTTATTCACAGGATGTGATAGGTTTTACCTTTATGTAAGGTGATTCTCCTGTGCCTGTATCTCTAGGATTGAAGGATTTGAAAAGTAGGAAGTTGAATCTTCAGGTATGTGATGAGCATCAAGACTTATATTATTTGGAGCAGTAACAAATGGTTCATTATGAAAGAGACTATGCAATAACCCACGCCTTGGCCTATACGAATGGAGCCCTGCTACCTGATGCCACCATAGTGGTGGAGCAGGGGATCATCTCGTATGTTGGAAAGCATGATCAAAAGAGGGTACAGCATCTCAAGCAGTATGATGCCAAGGGAAACCTTGTGGGACCAGGTCTGGTCGATATGCACATCCATGGCTGTGGTGGCTTTGATTCAACCAGAGGAAATATACAGGAGAACCTTGAAGGCATGGCCCTGTTTCTTGTAGGGAAGGGTATCACTAGTTTCCAGCTTGCAGTTGTCATGGATTTGGATCTCTTGGGCCAGATCAAAAAGGCAATGGATGCGAGTGCTTTCCTGTCATCCCATCTGCTTGGTGTCTATGTGGAAGGTCCTTTCATCGCACCTGAGAAAAAGGGTGGCATTCTCCCTTCAGGTATCAGGGCCTTTGATAGGGAGTATCTGGACAGGATTCTTTCCATCAAGTGTGGTAAGAAGCCACTTGTCACCTCTATGACCATAGCTCCTGAACTGCAAGGCAGTGAAGAGCTCTCGAGTATCTTGGAACAGAACAACATTGTTGTGGCCTATGGCCATAGTGACTGTCCCCTGGATGCCTTGAAACCTAGGGATAAGAATCATCTTACCCACCTCTTCAATGCGATGAGCGGCATAGATCACAAACGCCCAGGCTTGGCAGCCATGCCGTTTGTCCGTGACTACAGACATGCAACGTATGAACTTGTTTGTGATGGCGTGCATGTGCATCCGTCAGTGATAGACTTGACGATCAATTCACTTGACACAGAAAGGCTTTGCCTGATTTCTGATGCTATGAGTTTGGCGGGCATGGGTGTTGATGAAGGCCTCTATCTGGGCAAGCAAATCTATTCCAATGGAAAGGCCTGTTTTTACAGTGATAGTGACATACTGATAGGTTCTGCTATGCTGATCAGCGACTCAGCAAAGAACCTTGTTCAAAAAAGCTTATTGGACAAGCGAACCTTCTTTCAGGTTGCGTCGGAGAATCCATTGCGAGTGCTTTCGCAAACAGATCGAGGCAAGATAATTCCTGGATACAAGGCTGACTTGGTAATGCTCTCTCCTGACATGGAGATCCTAGAGGTATTCAAGGCAGAGTGAGAATGCGAGACAATAACCTCAAGACAAAAGGTAATTGTATCTATGATAGATGCCAACAAAAAACCTGCCAAGGTCCTCAAGGTCACCAACAAGAAAAATGGTGTCAGTCGAGGAGAAAGTGTCTCCAGAGCATGCGCTGTCATTCCGAAAAGTGTAAACTATAGCGTAACCATATCAGTTTGGTGCCTGCACAAATCTGATACGGATTGCTCTTCAACAATATTACGTTCTACTATAGAGTGAGGCTTGTAGGAGAGATTGATATGGATGGTAAGGTAAGAGCTGATATACACGCAGGGCTGGAAGTGCTTATTGTCCTCAAGCAGGACCAAGCAACTGGTGCAACCACCAAAGGTGTGGTCAAGGACATCCTGACCAACTCTCGCATGCATCCGCACGGTATCAAGGTGCGTCTTGAGAGTGGTGAAGTAGGGCGTGTGAAGGAGATTCTATCACGGACATGACCAATTCAACTACACAAGTGAACAACCCCCTCCATGGCGTAACGCTGGAGAAATTGCTTATTCGTCTGGTCGATTACTACGGCTGGAACGAGCTGTACGACATGCTGCAGCTACAATGCTTCTATAACGATCCCAGCATCAAATCCAGCTTGAAGTTCCTACGCAAGAACCTTTGGGCACGTACAAAGCTTGAGGATATCTACTTGGACCTTGAATACTACCTGAACGAGGAATCGAGGTATTAGAGGTGCGGAAGCAGCGGTAGGTTGAAAACTGATTATAACTCATTTATTGATAAGCATTATGACACAATAAAAATCAGGGTAACACATTTTGGTGTTGTAAACCAGGATGTCTGCAGCTATTTGAAAAGTGTCTCCAAATTGAGTTCCTGTTTATTAAAAAGTGTCTACAAAACAGTACTCATAGCATTCATTGTAGAAGAAGTTTTGTGGCCAGTAAATCCAAATTCACTTTACCGAACGAAAAGAGCCAAAAACAAAGAACGCCTCCGAAGAGACGTTCTCGCTAGATTTCTGGGTGTTTTGGAGGCAACAAAGAGCACGGATCAGCTGCTGTCATTGGCAAATTAAATCACTTTGCTCGTATCAGGGCATACAGTTTCTTGATGGCTACAGCCAACCAGAGCAACGCTCCTACAGTCATTCCTAATGACACAAGATACATTGGAATTTCCATAACAGGGCTTAACTTATTCGTAGACATCTGCAACAAAGTTATTTTTGCTGAGTAAAAAACGCAGAAGCCAGCAAAGAAAAGAACAAATAGTGTATTGATAACCTTGATTACCCTAGCAGGTAAAACGCGACCTCTTTTCTCCAGCGATTCTTCAAGCATGGTAATACTGATCAGCCCACTGTCATCATAGCCGATTGCTGTACAAATCATGATGATCCATACAAAGACATACCGAAGCAACTCCTCTGCAGCCGGCAGGGAAACTTTTGCATGTCTTGAAAAAACTGCCAGATTGGCAAGTATGACTGTCCCAAAAACAGCAAGTCCTGTGATAGTACTGATAATTTTCCCTGATTTGAGAAATTGTTTCAGTCTGTTCATATATACACCTCCAGTAAAAAGCACCACATCCATTCACCCGCTCACTCAAAACAACGGTTTACCAGAAAAACAACCGCTACCCCTCAATCCAACATAGCTACTACTCTGATTTGAGCACCATCTGCATTCTGCAAATTAATCGGTAAACCGGCGAATTTCACTATCGGACGATCAATCTTATGCAGGTTGCACATATACTCAATCATCAATACATCATGCTTGAGGAGGAACTCGTGGGTTGGTTGATATGTCTCCTTCTCAGAGACAAATCGTAGTCTTCGAATATCATAGTCTTGAGGAAAGTCAAAACCAATGACTTTAAACCCCAGAGTCTGAAGGTACTTTGCCCCTTCAACACCAATATAGGGAGCTGTATCCCAAAACTCCGTTGTTTCCCAAGAACACTTTGCATCCCAACTTGTCTTGATGAGTACAATGTTTGGAACTTGATGTGTACCTACAGCTGCTGACAAATCCTTCTCTGTAATCTCCTGATTCGCTCCAACATGAGAAACATCAAGAACAAGGGCATCTCCGATTAATAGTTCCAGGGGAAAATCATTCAGACTTTTACCATCCTTGAGAAAATGCTTCGGAGAATCGATATGGGTATAGTTATGACTTCCCAAGCTATAGTTTGTCGTATTGATTCCATCGCCTTTATTCATATCCTTGCCTGGGCTGCTGGTAAACCCATAACGCCAATGAGGGATGATGGGTAGTGTAAGGTCAATTACCTTCATAAGGATGCTCCTTGTTTGTGCAATAGCAGGGTTTTGCTATGTTTCAAGCAAAACCCTTTAGTGAAGTTGTGTTATCTACCGAGAATTGCATGAACCTTATCCAAGTATGCAGATCCATATTGCTCTGTGAAAACAGAATACGAATCTTTCGACTGCTCCTTGAATGCACGCACATCAGGATTAGTCTCTACTTCCATCAAAGTCTTGAGCTCAGCGAGAATCTCGTCCTCAAGCTCTGCAGCTTCCTTATTGGTTACAGCTGTTGCATCATCAACAGCCTTGAGCACTGCTGCCTGCTGGTCAGCGTCCAATTTCTGCCAAGTACTAAGACTCATACTGAGCATGAACGGAGTGAACGTATGCTTGGTCATAGTCATGTACTTCTGAACTTCATAGTACTTGTTGAAATAGATGTCTGTAAGTAGATTCTCCTGGCCGTCGACTGTTCCCTGCTGCAAAGATGTATAGACTTCTGATGAGTCAATCGGGGTGGATATCGCACCGAGCAGACTCCAGAGCTTGATTTGGATAGGAGCCGGCAACGTTCTGAGTTTGAGTCCTTTGGTATCAGCAGGTGTCTTTACTGGCCTGATATTATTTGTCAAACTTCTGAATCCGATTCCCCAGAAAGCCATTCCCTTCATGCCCTTGGCTTCAAACTTAGCAAGCAACTCATCCGCAACAGCACTATTTAAAACCATTTCTACCTCTGCTCTGTCTTGGAAAAGATAGGGCAACTCGAAAACCTGGATCTCGGGGACCAATCCTGAGTAATAGGCATTTCCAGTAACTGCGAAATCCACGGTACCCTGTTGGACACCTTCAACCATCGAGGTGGAATTACCCAGCGTTCCATTGTGATAGACTGTAGCTTGCAACGTGCCGTTTGAATACTCATTCAACTTTTCTGCAAGTACATTCAAACCGATACCACCGGGGGTAGACTCTGGAAGAGGTCCAGCAAGTGTAAGTTTTACAACCTTAGGGCCCTGCTCAGCACCTCCTGCTGCTCCAACAGTGAAAGCTACTGAAATGATCAGTAATCCGATAAGCAACGAAACCTTCCATTTTGAACTCTTCATACAAAACCTCCAAATTAATAGTGACAACGAAGAATCAGAAATTTTTAATACCAATGATATCTCTTACCCTCTACCAAGACTCATCATGCATTGATCAACCTCGGCAGGAATGTGGACAGTTGCGGAAACAGTATGATCACCACAATGCCGATGAAAGAAGCAATCAAGAAAGGACCCAAATCCCTGGTGATTTTATGTACCGGTATATTGGATATCGAGGAAACAACAAATAGGTTCATTCCAACAGGCGGAGTAATCAAACCAATACAAAGCGAAACAACCATAACGATTCCAAAATGCACGGTATCGATGCCCAGCATTATTGCCGCTGGTGTGATAATCGGGGCAAAGATGCTGCAAGCAGGGACCGCATCGATAAACATGCCGGTAATCAGCAACATAAAGAAGACCAAGAATAAGAAAACAATGGGGTTCTGGCTGACACCACTGAAGAATGCTGCAACCAATTGGGGTATCTGTTCTCTGGTGAGAATCCAACCAAAAGCTTGTGTAACTGCCACTATCAGAAGAATTCCCGCTGCAAGCTTCATCGATCCATAGAGAATTGAGAGCGTTTTTTTGAAGGTCAGACTTTTATAGATAAACATTCCTACAAGAATACTGTACAGCGTTGCGACAGCTGCAGTCTCGGTAGGGGTAAAAAAGCCGGTATAGATTCCTCCAAGGATAATAATCGGAGTAAGCAGTGCCCAGAAGGCATCAATAAAGCTCTTTACTAATTCCTTGAATGAGAAATGACCTTCGCCTTTATACCCTCGCTTCACACAAATGCGGAATGTAATGACCATCATGATAAGACCAAGCACGATACCGGGGATTACCCCTGCAAGTAACATATCGCCAACTGATGTATCGGTTGCTATCGCATAGATGACCATCAGTATGCTTGGTGGAATAATGGGACCGAAGATGCCAGCTGAGGATTGGAGGGCAGCTGAGAAGTTTTCATCGTACCCGTCCTTCTTCATCTCAGGAAGCATGATACTTCCAATTGCAGCACATGTTGCAGCTCCGGCTCCAGTCATACTCGCAAACATCATACTTGCGCCCACCACAACCAAAGCCAGCCCACCAGGAAGTGGTCCCATGAGTTTTTTCGAGAACATGACGATTCGTTTGGAAATTCCCCCCTCTTGCATAATCCCTCCAGCCATAATGAAGAAAGGAATCGCCAATAGGGTAAATTTATCCATGCTGTTGAGCATCTGCTGTACCACAACTATGGGTGAAATACCGATGGTCAGAAGGTAAATAACAGATGTAACACCCAGTGATACCACAACTGGAATACCGAGAAACATGAATACAAAAAAGAGGAAGATAATCACTTCAGCTTGCATCGTCAGTTATCCTTTATTTCTGATTCGTGAATGAATCGACGTATGTACCGATTACTGCTATACATCGTACATCCACCTACTAGCAATAAATGCAAGAACTGGGCCAAGAATTATTTAACAATGCCATTCCTTGCTTTCGGACAGGAATAGCGCTCTTTAAGATACAAATACTTCATGAACAAAATTGATAAACTTTCAAAATAACAGATATTCTACGTAGTCTACTGCCGATGATTGCAGAGATGGGATTGCAGTTTTGCAATTATGCAATACTGTTCGTTACTCCAACCCATATTTTCTAATCTTCCTCCAGAGCGTACTGGGGTTAATACCGAGCAAATCTGCAACTTCCCGCTTTGTCGTACATATTGAGAGTGCATTTGCAATCATTTCTCGTTCATGTTTTGCATTCTGAGAACTCAAGGCACCCATATCATCCTGTTCCTGTTCATCAGATAAGCTCTGATCGATGCAGACATCTACAATATCTGTATCAATGGAGGCTTCCTCTGAAAGAACACTCAGGCGTTCACAGAAATTCGAGAGTTCACGGATATTCCCAGGCCAGCTGTAATCGATTAGGCGATGTTGTGCCGCAGGTGTCAGCACCTTGTTCGAAGTAAAACCACTTGGTTCATTCAACTGAATAAAATAGTCGCACAACGCGATAATATCTCGCTTTCGTTCCCGCAAAGGGGGTAACGTCAACTGAAGAATATTGAGCCGGTAGTAGAGGTCCTCTCGAAATTGACCTTCTGCAACCAACCTTCTAAGATTTTTATTCGATGCAGCTATGATTCGTATATTAATAGGAATCACCCGTCCATGCCCTATTCTCATGATTTCCCGTTCTTGGATGACGCGAAGCAACCGACTCTGCATTTTTAACGTGATGTCTCCAATTTCGTCGAGGAAAATTGTTCCATTGTGAGCCAGTTCGAACAGACCGGTTTTTCCTCCTTTAACCGCCCCGGTAAAAGCTCCCTCTTCATACCCAAAAAGCTCACTCTCCAAAAGGTCCTCGGCAAGGGCTGCACAGTTAATAGCAACGAAAGGTTCATTTTTCCGCTCACTAGCGTTGTGAATACTTTGAGCAAACAACTCTTTTCCTGTACCGGTTTCCCCAAGAATACAGATGTTGGAGTCTACACGACTATACTTCTGTGCTATGTGTTTCACATGCACAATACTATTATCCGTACCGACTATATCATCGAATGTGTATTTTGCGATAAGACCTTTTTTATGAAGCTTACTTCTGATTCTTCCTTCCATCTCTTGAATTTTTGAGACCGTTGAGAAGGTGATAACCGCTCCGGTATCACCTGAAGGAACACAGTTTATCGTATAGGTTCGATCCCTGATGGCTATAAGTTCTCCCAACACTTTGCACCCTTCCTTAATAACAGAAGGGACGCTGATTTGTGGAAACAACTGGTCTATCTTGATTAGATTTTCCTCGAGATGCTCAAGTTGCGGGAACACCCTCAATGCAAAGGCATTCGCCACGGTCACCACTCTATCATGATTTACTGATATGATTCCTTCCATCGAGTAATCCATGATGCTCTTGAATCGATCGGTTCTCTCTTGTTCCCGCTTCATGAACAGTACCGACCTGATCGCTTCATCGATTGCTTGACGAATTGTCTTCCGGCCTGTCTCTATCAACGTACAAGCGATAGCATGATCGATACAGTAACTATAGACCGTCAATCCAGCAATAATTGCCTCCGCCCCCTCCTTACGTCCCTGGGAAACAATTTCCTTCACCTTCTCAGAATCATCAAGAAGGTAGCTTTCCAATTCACAGGGAAAGACATCCTTGAGCTCTTCAATACCATAGATGGTGTTTATGGGTCCCACAACTGCGATTTTGCTTGGGTTATACTTCTGCATACAAGTATGCAGGGCGATGGTGATATCAAAACCGGTAACAGTCATGTCGATTACAGGGACAGATAAGGCTTTCACATGCTGGGCAGTCAAACCACGTGCAATTACGATATCAGCAGCAAGATCTTTCTGCTCAACTTTGTCTACTGTTTTGGGGATGATGGAGTACTCAAGGATTTCTCGTTGTGGGTGTTGTTCAAGAATCTCCTTTACCATAAGCTGCAGCGATGCGTAAGGAACTATGAAGCTAATCTTGATCATCCATTTCTCCTCAATTGTAGTGATGCAATCTATTATTGCATGATTGCAATAGAGAAGGTAACAATTTTACGTAGATTCGTAATCACAAAGGTCTTGCAAGGAGAAAATCAAGATTGGTTGAATATGAATCCCACAGCTTTAATTAGTAATTATTGATGTAATAAGAGAATTCGTTCCAAATTCTCTTATTACATAGGTAGTTTTTCACTGACCACCCAAAATATTGGTAGTGTTGGCATTGTTCTTGCATCATTTGGTTACTATACGCCAAAGATGGAGATACATTATGAACTATGACCTACTGTTTTCGAATAATGAAGGGGAAAAAGTTGAACTCGCAATTATTGGAGTAAAAGGATTCAATCACTCTCTTTTCGTCTATGGATCAAGAAGCTCACAAGTTTCCATCCGAGTCCTTTGCGGCAGGAATGTCCAGACCTGTATTGATGCCTATACGAGCATTGGAATTTCAGAGCAGGACATCGTACATGTTTCTGATGAACAGCAAGGACTCCATTTTTTTGGATCAGGCAAGTATTTGGTATTTGATGATGTATCCCTGGCCATGAAGATGCCTATCAACGTAGTGGTGGAAGGGACTGGAAACCCTGAAGCTGCCGCTCGTTTCGCCTTGAGCGCAATAGAGAACAAGAAGCATGTCATCATGGTAACAAAAGAAGCCGACTCGGTCATCGGTTCATTATTGGCAGCCAAAGCGCGTGAGCAAGGGGTTATCTACTCGCTTGCAGAAGGCGACCAGCCTTCCCTGTTGGTTGGGTTGGTCACTTGGGTAAAGACGGCTGGACTGAAGATCGTCAGTATTGGAAAAGCAAGTGAATATGATTTTGTCTATGATGTAAAGAAGCAGACTATCAAGGTGATGGAGCGGGAAATTGTCCTAAAGGAGTTTGCCTCTTGTTGGGATCTTGGAGATGATCCGATCGCCACGATCAAAAAGAGAAGTTTTCTCCTTTCCTCCTTCGGTCAGCGCGCTATTCCTGATCTTGCAGAGATGGCGATCGTGAGCAACCATCTTCCACAGTTCAATCCCGATATCGAATCATTCCATTGCCCGATATCAAGAGCTATAGAAATTCCAGACTTGATGTGTACAAAAGAGATGGGCGGTTTGTTCTCCGACTACAACAGGATTGATGTGATCAACTGTCTCCGTCGCTCTGACGAGCAGAGTCTTGAAGGCGGGGTGTATGTAGTAGTTGAGTGTGATGAT is from uncultured Sphaerochaeta sp. and encodes:
- a CDS encoding SPFH domain-containing protein — protein: MEEFYIILAVTFFVILIVLKGIKQVPQGQAMIIERLGKYVRTLESGINFIIPFLDRKRVVKHLNYKPEGLSVYCVDLREQVYDIPSQAVITRDNISLTVDTLIFYQIVEPHRALYEISDLIMAIRELSKTTMRNVFGEMDLDASLSSRDSVNQKLRTILDEATDKWGVKILRVEIQDIVPPADLKEDMERQMRAERTRRQEVTIAEGKKQAAILEAEGIKQSLILNAQGESESRVMKAEAIKTERILLAQGEAESIQLVQQAKAIGLDAVRKVYADKEGAENLLMMEVLRSQNEIAKDLANGTSQKIFLPTEAAGLFGSIKGIQELLASRDSFVETHQASQVSSS
- a CDS encoding amidohydrolase family protein — its product is MVHYERDYAITHALAYTNGALLPDATIVVEQGIISYVGKHDQKRVQHLKQYDAKGNLVGPGLVDMHIHGCGGFDSTRGNIQENLEGMALFLVGKGITSFQLAVVMDLDLLGQIKKAMDASAFLSSHLLGVYVEGPFIAPEKKGGILPSGIRAFDREYLDRILSIKCGKKPLVTSMTIAPELQGSEELSSILEQNNIVVAYGHSDCPLDALKPRDKNHLTHLFNAMSGIDHKRPGLAAMPFVRDYRHATYELVCDGVHVHPSVIDLTINSLDTERLCLISDAMSLAGMGVDEGLYLGKQIYSNGKACFYSDSDILIGSAMLISDSAKNLVQKSLLDKRTFFQVASENPLRVLSQTDRGKIIPGYKADLVMLSPDMEILEVFKAE
- a CDS encoding YwbE family protein produces the protein MDGKVRADIHAGLEVLIVLKQDQATGATTKGVVKDILTNSRMHPHGIKVRLESGEVGRVKEILSRT
- a CDS encoding VF530 family protein, whose protein sequence is MTNSTTQVNNPLHGVTLEKLLIRLVDYYGWNELYDMLQLQCFYNDPSIKSSLKFLRKNLWARTKLEDIYLDLEYYLNEESRY
- a CDS encoding TRAP transporter small permease, whose product is MNRLKQFLKSGKIISTITGLAVFGTVILANLAVFSRHAKVSLPAAEELLRYVFVWIIMICTAIGYDDSGLISITMLEESLEKRGRVLPARVIKVINTLFVLFFAGFCVFYSAKITLLQMSTNKLSPVMEIPMYLVSLGMTVGALLWLAVAIKKLYALIRAK
- a CDS encoding cyclase family protein, with translation MKVIDLTLPIIPHWRYGFTSSPGKDMNKGDGINTTNYSLGSHNYTHIDSPKHFLKDGKSLNDFPLELLIGDALVLDVSHVGANQEITEKDLSAAVGTHQVPNIVLIKTSWDAKCSWETTEFWDTAPYIGVEGAKYLQTLGFKVIGFDFPQDYDIRRLRFVSEKETYQPTHEFLLKHDVLMIEYMCNLHKIDRPIVKFAGLPINLQNADGAQIRVVAMLD
- a CDS encoding DctP family TRAP transporter solute-binding subunit — translated: MKSSKWKVSLLIGLLIISVAFTVGAAGGAEQGPKVVKLTLAGPLPESTPGGIGLNVLAEKLNEYSNGTLQATVYHNGTLGNSTSMVEGVQQGTVDFAVTGNAYYSGLVPEIQVFELPYLFQDRAEVEMVLNSAVADELLAKFEAKGMKGMAFWGIGFRSLTNNIRPVKTPADTKGLKLRTLPAPIQIKLWSLLGAISTPIDSSEVYTSLQQGTVDGQENLLTDIYFNKYYEVQKYMTMTKHTFTPFMLSMSLSTWQKLDADQQAAVLKAVDDATAVTNKEAAELEDEILAELKTLMEVETNPDVRAFKEQSKDSYSVFTEQYGSAYLDKVHAILGR
- a CDS encoding TRAP transporter large permease codes for the protein MQAEVIIFLFFVFMFLGIPVVVSLGVTSVIYLLTIGISPIVVVQQMLNSMDKFTLLAIPFFIMAGGIMQEGGISKRIVMFSKKLMGPLPGGLALVVVGASMMFASMTGAGAATCAAIGSIMLPEMKKDGYDENFSAALQSSAGIFGPIIPPSILMVIYAIATDTSVGDMLLAGVIPGIVLGLIMMVITFRICVKRGYKGEGHFSFKELVKSFIDAFWALLTPIIILGGIYTGFFTPTETAAVATLYSILVGMFIYKSLTFKKTLSILYGSMKLAAGILLIVAVTQAFGWILTREQIPQLVAAFFSGVSQNPIVFLFLVFFMLLITGMFIDAVPACSIFAPIITPAAIMLGIDTVHFGIVMVVSLCIGLITPPVGMNLFVVSSISNIPVHKITRDLGPFLIASFIGIVVIILFPQLSTFLPRLINA
- a CDS encoding sigma 54-interacting transcriptional regulator, which produces MIKISFIVPYASLQLMVKEILEQHPQREILEYSIIPKTVDKVEQKDLAADIVIARGLTAQHVKALSVPVIDMTVTGFDITIALHTCMQKYNPSKIAVVGPINTIYGIEELKDVFPCELESYLLDDSEKVKEIVSQGRKEGAEAIIAGLTVYSYCIDHAIACTLIETGRKTIRQAIDEAIRSVLFMKREQERTDRFKSIMDYSMEGIISVNHDRVVTVANAFALRVFPQLEHLEENLIKIDQLFPQISVPSVIKEGCKVLGELIAIRDRTYTINCVPSGDTGAVITFSTVSKIQEMEGRIRSKLHKKGLIAKYTFDDIVGTDNSIVHVKHIAQKYSRVDSNICILGETGTGKELFAQSIHNASERKNEPFVAINCAALAEDLLESELFGYEEGAFTGAVKGGKTGLFELAHNGTIFLDEIGDITLKMQSRLLRVIQEREIMRIGHGRVIPINIRIIAASNKNLRRLVAEGQFREDLYYRLNILQLTLPPLRERKRDIIALCDYFIQLNEPSGFTSNKVLTPAAQHRLIDYSWPGNIRELSNFCERLSVLSEEASIDTDIVDVCIDQSLSDEQEQDDMGALSSQNAKHEREMIANALSICTTKREVADLLGINPSTLWRKIRKYGLE